The proteins below come from a single Corynebacterium glyciniphilum AJ 3170 genomic window:
- the uvrA gene encoding excinuclease ABC subunit UvrA produces the protein MAEILTVRGAREHNLQGVDIDLPRERMIVFTGLSGSGKSSLAFDTIFAEGQRRYVESLSSYARQFLGQMDKPDVDLIEGLSPAVSIDQKSTNRNPRSTVGTITEIHDYLRLLFARTGVAHCPECGERIQAQTPQQIVDQILDMEDGLKFQVLAPVVRTRKGEFVDLFEDLASDGYSRVLVDGETYRLSDPPTLEKQVKHDIDVIVDRLQVKSSQKQRLTDSVETALRLADGRVVIDFVSLEDTDDNRYRRFSEHMACPNGHPLAIDELEPRSFSFNSPYGACPVCDGLGTRLEVDEKLIIPDDDAPMLSAIAPWASSPNHKYFDKLLAALAENIGIDPQTRWSDLTKKERKAVLHGHPEEITVRYRNRYGRSRQYSAPFEGVMPYLHRKIDQAESEHQKERYLGYMREVPCATCEGTRLRPEIRMVTISSELGEKSIADVSDLSIEAASDFLNRLSLSKRDEMIAGRVLKEIQARLTFLLDVGLNYLNLSRAAATLSGGEAQRIRLATQIGSGLAGVLYVLDEPSIGLHQRDNKRLISTLQHLRDIGNTLIVVEHDEETIRTADWLVDIGPRAGEYGGKIVYEGDPDGIVDADESLTGQYLSGRRVLAVPDKRRPVESTRSITVHGATENNLKDVTVSFPLGVLTCVTGVSGSGKSSLVNGILAQVLANELNGARQVPGHHKKVTGLDQLDKLVRVDQSPIGRTPRSNPATYTGVFDKIRTLFAETTEAKVRGYKAGRFSFNVKGGRCEACRGDGTLKIEMNFLPDVYVPCEVCNGARYNRETLEVHYKGKTISEVLDMPINEAAEFFAPITSIARYLDTLVDVGLGYLRLGQAATTLSGGEAQRVKLASELQKRSNGRTVYILDEPTTGLHFEDIRKLMLVIQGLVDKGNTVLVIEHNLDVIKAADWVVDMGPEGGSGGGTVVAEGTPEDIASVEASHTGLFLKELL, from the coding sequence GTGGCTGAGATCCTCACCGTGCGCGGAGCGCGGGAACATAATCTGCAGGGCGTGGACATTGACCTGCCGCGTGAGCGGATGATCGTCTTTACCGGGCTGTCCGGCTCGGGAAAGTCATCGCTGGCTTTCGACACCATCTTCGCAGAAGGCCAGCGCCGCTATGTGGAGTCGTTGTCCTCCTACGCGCGCCAGTTCCTCGGTCAGATGGACAAACCGGATGTCGACCTCATCGAAGGGCTGTCCCCGGCAGTCTCCATCGACCAGAAGTCGACGAACCGGAACCCACGGTCGACCGTGGGAACAATCACCGAGATCCATGACTACCTCCGTCTGCTGTTCGCCCGGACAGGTGTGGCCCACTGCCCGGAATGTGGAGAGCGTATCCAGGCACAGACGCCCCAGCAGATCGTCGACCAGATCCTGGATATGGAGGACGGGCTGAAGTTCCAGGTGCTCGCCCCGGTCGTGCGCACCAGGAAGGGGGAGTTCGTCGACCTCTTCGAGGACCTGGCTTCGGACGGCTACTCACGTGTGCTGGTCGACGGCGAGACGTACCGGCTCTCCGACCCCCCGACCCTGGAAAAGCAGGTAAAACACGACATTGACGTGATTGTGGATCGCCTCCAGGTCAAATCATCCCAGAAGCAACGACTCACCGATTCGGTGGAAACGGCGCTGCGGCTCGCGGACGGTCGCGTCGTCATCGACTTCGTCAGTCTCGAAGACACCGATGACAACCGATACCGTCGATTCTCGGAACACATGGCGTGCCCGAACGGCCACCCGCTCGCCATCGACGAACTGGAACCCCGGAGCTTCTCGTTCAACAGCCCGTACGGTGCGTGCCCGGTGTGTGACGGCCTCGGTACGCGCCTGGAGGTCGACGAGAAGCTGATCATCCCGGATGACGACGCGCCGATGCTGTCCGCCATCGCCCCGTGGGCGTCCAGCCCGAACCACAAGTATTTCGACAAGCTTCTCGCGGCCTTGGCGGAGAATATCGGCATTGACCCGCAGACGCGGTGGTCGGATCTCACGAAGAAAGAACGGAAAGCGGTTCTCCACGGCCATCCCGAGGAAATCACGGTACGCTACCGCAACCGCTACGGTCGTTCGCGTCAGTACTCGGCACCCTTCGAGGGCGTCATGCCCTATCTGCACCGCAAGATCGACCAGGCGGAAAGCGAGCACCAGAAGGAGCGCTATCTCGGATACATGCGGGAAGTTCCGTGTGCGACCTGTGAGGGGACCCGCCTTCGGCCAGAGATCCGCATGGTCACCATCAGCTCGGAACTCGGTGAGAAGTCGATCGCCGATGTCTCCGACCTGAGTATCGAAGCGGCGAGCGACTTCCTGAACCGGTTGAGTCTGTCGAAGCGTGACGAGATGATCGCCGGACGGGTACTGAAGGAGATTCAGGCAAGGTTGACGTTCCTCCTCGACGTGGGCCTGAACTACCTCAACCTGTCCCGAGCAGCGGCGACCCTGTCCGGTGGCGAGGCACAGCGTATCCGGTTGGCGACCCAGATCGGTTCCGGTCTTGCCGGGGTACTTTACGTCCTTGACGAACCCTCGATCGGTCTGCACCAGAGGGACAACAAGCGTCTCATCAGTACGCTTCAGCACCTTCGGGACATCGGAAACACCCTGATCGTGGTCGAACATGACGAAGAGACCATCAGGACAGCGGACTGGCTGGTCGACATCGGGCCACGTGCAGGGGAGTACGGCGGGAAGATCGTCTACGAAGGAGATCCGGACGGTATCGTCGATGCCGATGAATCGCTTACCGGACAGTACCTGTCGGGACGACGGGTACTCGCTGTCCCTGACAAGCGACGGCCCGTGGAGTCGACGCGGTCGATCACGGTGCATGGGGCGACCGAGAACAACCTCAAGGATGTCACCGTCAGCTTTCCTCTGGGGGTCCTGACGTGTGTCACCGGTGTGTCCGGTTCGGGAAAGTCCAGCCTTGTCAACGGCATCCTGGCGCAGGTTCTGGCCAATGAGCTGAACGGGGCGCGCCAAGTCCCGGGGCACCACAAGAAAGTCACCGGTCTCGATCAACTCGACAAGCTTGTCCGGGTGGACCAGAGCCCGATCGGCCGTACCCCCCGGTCCAACCCAGCAACCTACACCGGTGTCTTTGACAAGATCCGGACCCTGTTCGCGGAGACGACCGAGGCGAAAGTCCGCGGTTACAAGGCAGGACGCTTCAGTTTCAACGTCAAGGGTGGCCGGTGTGAGGCCTGTCGCGGCGACGGGACGCTGAAGATCGAAATGAACTTCCTGCCGGACGTTTACGTCCCGTGTGAGGTGTGTAACGGCGCGAGGTACAACCGGGAGACACTCGAAGTCCATTACAAGGGTAAGACGATCTCCGAAGTTCTGGACATGCCGATCAACGAGGCCGCGGAGTTCTTCGCCCCGATCACGTCGATTGCCCGGTACCTCGACACGCTCGTGGACGTCGGACTCGGATATCTGCGCCTCGGCCAGGCGGCGACAACGCTGTCCGGTGGTGAAGCACAGCGGGTGAAGCTGGCAAGTGAGCTGCAGAAGCGGTCCAACGGCCGAACCGTCTACATTCTGGACGAGCCGACGACGGGCCTGCATTTTGAGGACATCCGAAAGCTGATGTTGGTCATCCAGGGACTGGTGGACAAAGGCAACACGGTTCTGGTGATCGAGCACAATCTTGATGTGATCAAAGCCGCGGACTGGGTTGTCGACATGGGCCCCGAGGGCGGGTCGGGCGGCGGAACAGTTGTGGCGGAGGGGACGCCGGAGGACATTGCCTCGGTGGAGGCGTCCCACACCGGATTGTTCCTCAAAGAACTACTCTGA
- a CDS encoding MBL fold metallo-hydrolase gives MESAQITTTTVGPMGNNCYLVSAGGDALLIDAADDAQRLLAVAADADVQITDVLTTHRHHDHVQALAEVLAATGARHHASAQDAPEIPATVDRTWGHDPDSDTPEIFTTSSPALNALGMQLILLRGHTAGGLGVILPRPDGPDDLFSGDSLFPGGVGKTETTEDFTSLLTDVSRRCFSLPDTARVHPGHGDSTTIGTERPHLEEWRARGW, from the coding sequence ATGGAATCCGCACAGATCACCACGACGACAGTAGGCCCGATGGGCAACAACTGCTACCTGGTCAGCGCCGGAGGCGATGCGCTACTCATTGATGCCGCGGACGACGCCCAGCGTCTTCTGGCAGTCGCCGCCGATGCCGACGTACAGATCACCGATGTGCTGACCACACACCGGCACCACGACCATGTCCAGGCACTCGCCGAGGTCCTCGCCGCCACCGGGGCGCGCCATCATGCCTCGGCGCAGGACGCCCCGGAAATCCCAGCCACCGTGGACAGAACCTGGGGCCATGATCCGGACAGCGACACCCCTGAGATCTTCACCACCTCCTCCCCTGCCCTCAACGCGCTCGGAATGCAGTTGATTCTGCTTCGTGGCCACACCGCCGGAGGACTGGGCGTCATTCTTCCGCGACCCGACGGCCCCGACGACCTCTTCTCCGGGGACAGCCTGTTCCCCGGAGGCGTGGGCAAGACAGAGACGACGGAGGACTTCACGTCGCTGCTCACCGACGTCTCACGCCGCTGCTTCAGCCTTCCCGACACCGCCCGGGTACACCCGGGGCACGGGGACAGCACGACCATTGGCACAGAACGTCCGCACCTGGAGGAGTGGCGTGCACGAGGGTGGTGA
- a CDS encoding HelD family protein — MSATPSEHPDISAEQEHLDALLAVVDESRERLTDRMRKAQRRRADIDQPQTLLERDHETYEVAGRLDEFSAAEIGLFFGRIDVDDDEPENPVMDVPGEPALDRRYIGRIGLHTSDDEMRTLLMDWRAPLARPFYLATTLHPEGVHVRRHIRTRGRTVTDVADERLSGGAGDGDRDGSVAQEGALLHAVNRARDRHMHDIVDTIVAEQDHIIREDHRGVTVVQGGPGTGKTAVALHRTAYLLYTWREQLSNTGVLIIGPNRRFLDYISQVLPSLGETGVVLATPGSLLPGVTARPLSSESLSTQEVKGSLEMLEILTRAVRDLQTVPEQPVDFLIDGVTVSLTPQIARQARARARRTHRPHNLARSRFRDAVLDLMRDAMADSIGADPLGGENLLTAADREQLREDLAEEPAIAETVDDLWPELTAEEVLSGLYGSRDAIDSAATDYDDLTRASLLREDAPDDWTEADAPLLDELAEILGIAGAEEAEAEERRRWKTQVDEAQEALDILSGSAYQDLDDGTDAEILMAYDVIDAEQLAERQRVRSSMSTAERAAADRTWAFGHVIVDEAQELSAMAWRMIFRRSPNRWMTLVGDPAQTGSPAGVEDWATALEPFVKERWKLHELTVNYRTPSDIAEIATRVLAEVAPGQDSPVCLRETGTGVREFLMSEMSDAVSRATVSAGEGLVGIIAAAQRVTGLEQEFGTGTVLVSDVSGAKGLEFDEVVLVEPEEIVSGSPQGLNDLYVAITRATQGLSLVHDLPLPW; from the coding sequence ATGAGCGCCACCCCTTCCGAGCACCCCGACATCTCCGCCGAACAGGAACATCTCGACGCACTGCTCGCTGTCGTCGACGAGTCCCGTGAGCGCCTCACCGACCGGATGCGCAAAGCGCAGCGTCGTCGCGCCGATATCGATCAACCGCAGACGCTCCTGGAACGCGACCACGAGACCTATGAGGTCGCTGGGCGCCTGGACGAGTTCTCCGCGGCAGAGATCGGACTGTTCTTCGGCCGTATCGATGTCGATGACGATGAACCGGAAAACCCTGTCATGGATGTTCCCGGAGAGCCAGCTCTTGACCGTCGGTACATCGGTCGCATCGGTCTACACACCTCTGATGACGAGATGCGGACCCTGTTGATGGACTGGCGCGCTCCCCTCGCCCGGCCGTTCTACCTGGCAACCACACTCCATCCCGAAGGGGTCCACGTCCGCAGGCACATCCGGACGCGTGGCCGTACGGTGACCGACGTCGCCGATGAGCGGCTTTCAGGCGGCGCCGGCGACGGAGACAGAGACGGCTCTGTCGCGCAGGAGGGGGCGCTCCTGCACGCGGTGAATCGTGCCCGGGATCGGCACATGCACGACATCGTCGACACCATCGTCGCCGAACAAGACCACATCATCCGCGAAGACCACCGCGGTGTGACAGTGGTGCAGGGTGGGCCGGGCACCGGCAAGACCGCTGTGGCGCTGCACCGGACGGCCTACCTGCTGTACACCTGGCGAGAGCAACTCTCGAATACCGGCGTATTGATCATCGGCCCCAACCGACGTTTCCTGGACTACATCTCGCAGGTGCTGCCCAGCCTGGGTGAGACCGGTGTCGTTCTGGCCACGCCAGGCTCGTTGCTGCCCGGCGTCACCGCACGCCCGCTGAGTTCGGAGTCACTGAGTACCCAGGAAGTCAAGGGTTCATTGGAGATGCTCGAGATCCTGACGCGTGCCGTGCGCGACCTGCAGACCGTTCCCGAGCAGCCCGTGGACTTTCTCATCGACGGTGTCACCGTGTCACTGACTCCGCAGATCGCCCGACAGGCGCGGGCACGCGCCCGCCGGACCCACCGCCCGCACAACCTGGCTCGCAGCCGTTTCCGGGATGCCGTGCTTGATCTCATGCGCGATGCCATGGCGGACTCCATCGGTGCCGACCCGCTCGGCGGCGAAAACCTCCTGACCGCCGCCGATCGTGAACAACTGCGTGAGGATCTGGCTGAGGAACCCGCCATCGCCGAAACCGTCGACGACTTGTGGCCGGAGCTCACCGCTGAGGAGGTGCTCTCCGGGCTCTACGGATCGCGAGACGCCATCGACTCGGCAGCCACCGACTACGACGACCTGACCCGGGCGTCCCTGCTCCGTGAGGATGCTCCGGATGACTGGACAGAGGCAGACGCCCCGCTGTTGGACGAACTGGCGGAGATCCTTGGTATTGCAGGAGCCGAAGAGGCCGAGGCAGAGGAGCGTCGCCGGTGGAAAACTCAGGTGGATGAAGCTCAGGAAGCGCTCGACATCCTCAGTGGTTCGGCCTATCAGGATCTCGATGACGGTACCGACGCCGAAATTCTCATGGCGTATGACGTCATCGATGCCGAACAACTCGCCGAGCGACAGCGGGTCCGGTCGTCGATGTCCACGGCAGAACGCGCCGCCGCTGACCGCACCTGGGCGTTCGGCCATGTCATCGTCGACGAAGCCCAGGAACTGTCTGCCATGGCGTGGCGAATGATCTTCCGCCGTTCACCCAACCGCTGGATGACGCTGGTCGGTGACCCCGCCCAGACCGGCAGCCCGGCAGGTGTCGAGGACTGGGCCACTGCGCTGGAACCGTTCGTCAAGGAACGCTGGAAACTCCACGAGCTGACCGTGAACTACCGGACCCCGTCGGACATCGCCGAGATCGCTACCCGCGTCCTCGCCGAGGTCGCACCTGGTCAGGATAGCCCCGTCTGTCTCCGTGAGACAGGGACCGGCGTCCGGGAATTCCTGATGTCCGAGATGTCCGACGCTGTATCCCGTGCCACGGTCAGTGCGGGTGAGGGGCTGGTAGGTATCATCGCCGCTGCGCAGCGTGTCACCGGTCTTGAACAGGAGTTCGGGACGGGTACCGTGCTCGTCTCGGATGTCAGCGGGGCCAAAGGTCTGGAGTTCGACGAGGTTGTACTCGTGGAACCGGAGGAGATCGTGTCTGGCTCCCCGCAGGGGCTCAACGACCTCTACGTAGCAATCACCCGCGCAACGCAGGGGTTGAGTCTTGTTCATGACCTGCCGCTGCCCTGGTAG
- a CDS encoding nucleoside deaminase, producing the protein MSERDRDFLRLSVGLAREARQAGDDAFGTVLVGQNGDVLFSDRNRVVSGSSPLRHPEFAAAQWAVTNLDPLERSRSTVYTSGEHCPMCAAAHGWAGLGRIVYASSAAQFKKWATEDGQHTGPVTSLRIQDVVPGVVVDGPDPDLSRDVRELHRPS; encoded by the coding sequence ATCTCTGAGCGTGACCGTGACTTCCTTCGCCTCTCCGTTGGCCTTGCCCGTGAGGCCCGCCAGGCAGGTGATGATGCTTTTGGAACGGTACTGGTCGGGCAGAACGGTGACGTCCTCTTTTCTGACCGCAACCGGGTGGTCTCCGGCTCCAGCCCGCTGCGACACCCGGAGTTCGCCGCTGCCCAGTGGGCTGTGACGAATCTCGACCCCCTCGAGCGGTCGAGGAGTACGGTCTACACCTCTGGTGAGCACTGTCCGATGTGCGCGGCAGCACACGGCTGGGCCGGCCTCGGGCGTATCGTCTATGCGTCGTCAGCAGCGCAGTTCAAGAAGTGGGCCACAGAAGACGGGCAGCACACCGGGCCGGTCACCTCGCTACGGATCCAGGACGTCGTCCCCGGAGTCGTCGTCGACGGCCCCGACCCTGACCTGTCCCGGGACGTCCGGGAACTGCACCGGCCGTCGTGA
- a CDS encoding universal stress protein, with protein MSDSTTYETIVVGTDGSSSSVLAVKRAAALAAAFDARLVIGCAYYKNAESAVKAIRMDSKTVVGGDPAQENLAAAVAAAEEVGATKVSTAVKEGAPVDALMAIVTDESADLLVVGNRGINSLTGRLLGSVPADVARQSDCDVMIVHTV; from the coding sequence GTGAGCGATAGCACCACCTATGAGACCATCGTCGTCGGAACCGACGGATCATCGTCATCCGTCCTGGCGGTGAAACGGGCAGCAGCACTGGCCGCGGCATTCGATGCCCGGCTTGTCATCGGCTGCGCCTACTACAAGAACGCCGAGTCGGCGGTGAAAGCTATCCGGATGGACTCGAAGACGGTGGTCGGAGGGGACCCGGCGCAGGAGAACCTGGCAGCGGCAGTGGCTGCGGCCGAAGAGGTGGGCGCCACGAAGGTCTCCACAGCAGTGAAGGAGGGGGCGCCGGTGGACGCCCTCATGGCCATCGTCACCGACGAGTCGGCGGATCTGCTGGTCGTCGGCAACCGCGGCATCAACTCATTGACGGGACGGCTGCTCGGATCCGTGCCGGCGGACGTTGCACGTCAGTCCGACTGCGACGTGATGATCGTCCACACGGTGTAG
- the uvrB gene encoding excinuclease ABC subunit UvrB: MAFAAEHPVLSESEFRPVGDVERSDSRFEVISDYEPAGDQPAAIKELDERLTRGERDIVLMGATGTGKSATAAWLIEQQQRPTLVMAPNKTLAAQLANELRSLLPNNAVEYFVSYYDYYQPEAYIAQTDTYIEKDSSINDDVERLRHSATSNLLSRRDVVVVSSVSCIYGLGTPQSYLDRSVVLKVGEEVERDRFLRLLVDIQYDRNDVSFTRGAFRVKGDVVDIIPAYEELAVRVEFFGDEIDSLFYIHPLTGDVIREVEDIRIFPATHYVAGPDRMEKAMEDIRAELEDRVAELEGRGKLLEAQRLRMRTEYDLEMIQQVGYCSGIENYSRHVDQREAGSAPATLIDYFPEDYLTIIDESHVTVPQIGGMFEGDMSRKRNLVDFGFRLPSALDNRPLTWEEFDDRKGQCVYMSATPGDYEMAATGGEFVEQVIRPTGLVDPKVEVRPTEGQIDDLIEQIRQRTDKQERVLVTTLTKRMAEDLTDYLLEHGVRVRYMHSDIDTLKRVELLRQLRLGEYDVLVGINLLREGLDLPEVSLVAILDADKEGFLRSERSLVQTIGRAARNVSGEVIMYADKITDSMQYAMDETERRRAKQIAYNEEHGIDPQPLRKAIADILDQVYENRSEEGDGASTGFGADVNVASGDSGAAGAQDTGSMARPELEKLISDLTTQMQDAARELKFELAGRLRDEIADLKKELRGMVEAGI; encoded by the coding sequence ATGGCTTTCGCCGCAGAACATCCCGTCCTCTCCGAGTCCGAGTTTCGGCCTGTCGGGGACGTGGAGCGCAGTGACTCCCGGTTCGAGGTCATCAGCGACTACGAACCCGCCGGTGACCAGCCGGCCGCGATCAAGGAACTCGATGAGCGGCTGACTCGGGGGGAACGCGACATCGTCCTCATGGGTGCCACCGGCACCGGCAAGTCGGCGACCGCAGCCTGGCTCATCGAACAGCAGCAACGCCCTACGCTGGTGATGGCGCCGAACAAGACGCTCGCGGCACAGCTGGCGAATGAACTTCGCAGTCTGCTCCCCAACAACGCCGTCGAATACTTCGTCAGCTACTACGACTACTATCAGCCCGAGGCGTACATCGCGCAGACGGACACGTACATCGAGAAGGACTCGTCGATCAACGACGACGTCGAACGTCTCCGGCACTCTGCGACGTCGAACCTGCTGTCACGCCGTGACGTCGTCGTCGTCTCCTCGGTGTCCTGCATCTACGGGCTGGGAACACCGCAGTCCTACCTCGACAGGTCCGTGGTCCTCAAGGTCGGGGAAGAGGTGGAGCGGGACCGTTTCCTCCGCCTCCTCGTCGACATCCAGTACGACCGCAATGACGTCTCCTTCACGCGCGGGGCATTCCGGGTGAAGGGCGATGTCGTGGACATCATCCCCGCCTACGAGGAACTGGCGGTGCGCGTCGAGTTCTTCGGTGACGAGATCGACAGCCTCTTCTACATCCACCCCCTCACCGGGGACGTCATCCGGGAGGTCGAGGACATCCGGATATTCCCGGCCACACACTATGTGGCAGGACCGGACCGCATGGAGAAGGCGATGGAGGACATCCGGGCAGAACTCGAGGACCGTGTCGCGGAACTCGAAGGCCGGGGCAAGCTGCTCGAGGCGCAGCGTCTCCGGATGCGCACCGAATACGACCTCGAGATGATTCAGCAGGTCGGTTACTGCTCGGGTATCGAGAACTATTCGCGTCACGTGGACCAGCGTGAGGCGGGGTCCGCCCCGGCGACGTTGATCGACTATTTTCCGGAGGACTATCTCACCATCATCGACGAGTCCCACGTCACGGTGCCTCAGATCGGGGGCATGTTCGAAGGCGACATGTCACGTAAACGCAACCTCGTGGACTTCGGTTTCCGTCTGCCCAGTGCGCTGGACAACCGGCCGCTGACCTGGGAGGAGTTTGATGACCGCAAAGGACAGTGCGTCTACATGTCAGCGACGCCGGGCGACTACGAGATGGCGGCGACCGGCGGTGAATTCGTCGAGCAGGTCATCCGTCCGACGGGGCTGGTCGACCCGAAGGTCGAAGTCCGGCCCACGGAAGGGCAGATCGACGATCTCATTGAGCAGATCCGTCAGCGCACCGACAAGCAGGAACGCGTTCTGGTGACCACGCTGACCAAACGTATGGCGGAGGACCTCACCGACTATCTTCTCGAACACGGCGTGCGCGTGCGGTACATGCACTCGGACATCGACACGCTCAAGCGTGTCGAGTTGCTGCGGCAACTCCGGCTGGGGGAGTACGACGTCCTCGTCGGTATCAACCTACTGCGCGAGGGGCTCGACCTGCCGGAAGTGTCGTTGGTGGCCATCCTCGACGCGGACAAGGAAGGTTTCCTCCGGTCGGAACGCTCCCTGGTGCAGACCATCGGACGTGCTGCCCGAAACGTCTCGGGTGAGGTCATCATGTACGCCGACAAGATCACCGACTCGATGCAGTACGCCATGGACGAGACTGAACGTCGGCGCGCCAAGCAGATCGCCTACAACGAAGAGCACGGGATCGACCCGCAGCCCCTGCGTAAAGCCATCGCCGACATCCTCGACCAGGTGTACGAGAACCGCAGTGAGGAGGGTGACGGGGCGTCGACAGGTTTCGGTGCGGACGTCAACGTCGCCTCGGGTGATTCCGGGGCAGCCGGGGCTCAGGACACGGGTTCCATGGCGCGGCCCGAACTCGAGAAGCTCATCAGCGATCTCACGACGCAGATGCAGGATGCCGCGCGGGAGTTGAAGTTCGAGCTTGCCGGGCGCCTGAGAGACGAGATCGCCGACCTTAAGAAGGAACTGCGCGGCATGGTCGAAGCAGGAATCTGA
- the coaE gene encoding dephospho-CoA kinase, translating to MRIIGLTGGIGSGKTTVAERLRQKGAFVVDADKVAREIVEPGQPALAELADAFDGILTPEGGLDRAELARQAFASTTATDKLNAITHPRIRARTAELFDTAAEEGREVVVYDMPLLIENGETETVDTVLVVDAPDDVRIARLVGSRGLDEDDARRRLAAQVDRQTRLAAADVVLDNSGDIETLVAQVDAFWDEV from the coding sequence ATGCGCATTATCGGCCTGACAGGTGGTATCGGTTCCGGAAAGACGACGGTGGCCGAACGGCTCCGGCAGAAAGGCGCGTTCGTCGTGGACGCCGACAAAGTGGCCCGCGAGATCGTCGAACCGGGGCAGCCGGCCCTCGCCGAACTCGCCGACGCCTTTGATGGGATCCTTACCCCTGAGGGAGGGCTCGACCGGGCAGAACTCGCCCGTCAGGCGTTCGCCTCGACCACCGCCACAGACAAGCTCAACGCCATCACCCACCCACGCATACGCGCCCGTACCGCTGAACTCTTCGACACCGCGGCCGAGGAGGGCAGGGAGGTGGTCGTCTATGACATGCCGCTGCTCATTGAGAACGGGGAGACCGAGACTGTCGACACGGTCCTCGTCGTTGACGCCCCCGATGACGTGCGTATCGCGCGTCTCGTGGGGTCCCGGGGTCTGGACGAGGACGACGCCCGCCGTCGACTCGCCGCTCAGGTGGACCGGCAGACGCGGCTGGCGGCCGCGGATGTTGTACTGGACAACAGCGGGGACATCGAAACACTGGTGGCCCAGGTCGACGCATTCTGGGACGAGGTGTAG